The following are encoded together in the Citrobacter arsenatis genome:
- a CDS encoding HK97-gp10 family putative phage morphogenesis protein, giving the protein MITMNVKGLDELERQLIALGEKVGTKVLRDAGREALKVVEEDMKQHAGFDDASSAEHMRESIKIRSSTRKGRGNTVVTLRVGPSKKHYMKALAQEFGTVKQVADPFIRPALDYNVQQVLRILTVEIRNGIQNR; this is encoded by the coding sequence ATGATCACCATGAATGTAAAAGGACTGGACGAGTTGGAGCGGCAGCTTATCGCGCTCGGTGAAAAGGTCGGCACGAAGGTGTTACGTGACGCAGGGCGCGAGGCACTGAAAGTGGTTGAAGAAGACATGAAGCAACATGCCGGCTTCGATGATGCGTCCTCTGCAGAGCATATGCGTGAATCCATCAAAATTCGCTCATCCACCCGGAAAGGTCGCGGAAATACGGTGGTCACCCTTCGGGTTGGCCCCAGCAAAAAGCACTACATGAAAGCGCTGGCCCAGGAGTTCGGTACGGTGAAACAGGTTGCCGATCCGTTCATCCGTCCGGCACTGGATTACAACGTCCAGCAGGTTCTGCGCATTCTGACCGTAGAAATCCGCAATGGCATTCAGAACAGGTAG
- a CDS encoding phage tail protein — protein MADESNTPKSSPEYAMLPAGTVVRFGEVGAAVAALKPLINCKALGATGQTGGFVDCTTLLDKSKQSISDLPEGPEKSLGFIDDPENEDFTAFLNAAEQRKTVQFYIELPNKRTASMILALSGWQMNEITAPASEVIQITVQGKQNNIKWGSAVPAPDAGA, from the coding sequence ATGGCTGATGAAAGTAACACGCCAAAATCATCCCCTGAGTACGCAATGCTTCCTGCCGGGACGGTGGTGAGGTTTGGCGAAGTAGGGGCCGCAGTGGCGGCGCTCAAACCCCTGATTAACTGTAAGGCGCTGGGCGCGACAGGTCAGACGGGGGGATTTGTCGACTGTACCACCCTGCTGGACAAGAGTAAGCAGTCGATATCCGACCTGCCGGAAGGGCCGGAGAAATCGCTGGGATTCATTGACGACCCAGAAAACGAAGATTTCACCGCGTTCCTCAATGCTGCAGAGCAGCGTAAGACCGTTCAGTTTTATATTGAGCTGCCGAACAAACGAACGGCTTCAATGATCCTTGCGCTTTCAGGCTGGCAGATGAACGAAATCACCGCGCCTGCCAGTGAAGTTATCCAGATTACGGTGCAGGGTAAGCAAAATAACATTAAATGGGGGAGTGCCGTGCCAGCGCCAGATGCCGGAGCGTAA
- a CDS encoding phage tail protein, whose product MSEFSLSALKKALLKTNPTPTETEIFGTKVYLRRLTAAELIDHEDALIEAQTSGNARMASELSVQIVIDSLVQPDGSPIKAKDKPTAKELLAAHDNVALLDAIDKVKKHGIGKLETAEKN is encoded by the coding sequence ATGTCTGAATTTAGCCTCTCCGCACTGAAAAAAGCACTGCTCAAAACGAACCCCACGCCGACTGAAACTGAAATCTTCGGTACAAAGGTTTACCTGCGTCGACTGACGGCGGCTGAGCTTATTGATCATGAGGATGCACTCATCGAGGCGCAAACCTCTGGCAATGCCCGCATGGCGTCTGAGCTGAGCGTACAGATTGTTATCGACAGTCTGGTTCAGCCTGACGGCTCCCCGATTAAAGCCAAAGATAAACCCACGGCGAAGGAGTTGCTGGCAGCACACGATAACGTTGCGCTTCTGGACGCTATCGACAAAGTGAAAAAACACGGTATCGGTAAGCTGGAAACCGCCGAAAAAAACTGA
- a CDS encoding phage tail tape measure protein: protein MGDVASLAVGLHLNAANFKSQLMSAYGSAESQSRQFNRNAQADAKKTEDAYKRVSASVSGLAGRLAGFAGAGLSLGTIISTTRQYSQSLSDLQSITGATSAQMKLYDQAAQEMGRITEYSASQAAEAIKLMASAKPELLSTSAGLTAATKSALTLAQAAGTTLPDATRTLALSLNQFGAGASEADRYINVLAAGAKFGSSEIADTAAAIKNGGVAAAQAGVGFETLNAAIQVLAEREVKGGEAGTALRNVILNLEKGTDKTLKPSVVGLSQALENLAGKNLSTRQAVKLFGVENLSAASILVQNREKVESLTAALTGTQTAHEQAEIRVNNLNGDLLSLTSAFEGLIIKVGQSGNGPLRSGVQTVTDAINGLTDNFNTVASVALYTLIPVLATKLTAGIRGNIGAWVEQQQAVRASAMAQADMARKTLESTAATLAQNNAEFGRYREMEKSARQFGLNVSYQSEFNRLIRQETEQTLLSTQAKSQLNAANKQLSVSARAVSAAVGMARGALALVGGPVGAAMLAGSALLYFHNQAKNARQSAIDLKNAVVETNEELKKLSLNQLNVKQLDIDEQFENQVIQRNKLIKEIQDAESRIDGLSGFDPFGQLKGVQNDKTRYKGDLDAVEQGLKLLKERQKIVKEAIEHAKSGKTEPTPKPDKPGNETGSDKPDTPWTGEGGDTGKGQKAKVNQYEQLRREIEAAHASSLGRINLQEQESARKLLEAARADGASEADIQKTLLLNAENYQKQRLELAEQYAPARATLTKEREASQELKSLLDARLLDEKEYQTARITLAQSTALELLQAQAAAMSAPLIDITGTVDPLAELRNQLAERQSLLQTFYQNDAINKEQYELLKQKADKDSADAQYQTAVELYKSQGNLNSLAIGMLETTQERSTNMLTGMLVNTQSLRDGMIGLFSSLTQSVIKNLVDMAAQALITNTILKSIMGIGGSLFGGAATASTGTAISSFGSSFSFNEKGGVYNSPSLSAYSNGIYDSPTLFAFAKGAGVFGEAGPEAIMPLAKTTDGTLGVRALGEPGSSGGGMNGGIVYSPEYHIIIQNDGQNGQIGPQASQMLVKMVDTRVMSILRTQGRDGGMLAGG from the coding sequence ATGGGTGACGTTGCCTCTCTTGCCGTTGGGCTGCATCTGAATGCAGCGAACTTTAAATCGCAGCTGATGAGCGCCTACGGCAGCGCTGAGAGTCAGTCACGCCAGTTTAACCGCAATGCTCAGGCTGATGCGAAAAAGACGGAGGATGCCTATAAGCGTGTTTCCGCTTCGGTATCGGGGCTGGCTGGCAGGCTGGCAGGTTTTGCCGGGGCGGGTTTATCGCTGGGTACCATTATCAGCACCACGCGGCAGTACAGCCAGTCGTTGTCGGATTTGCAGTCTATCACCGGTGCCACCAGTGCGCAGATGAAACTGTACGATCAGGCGGCGCAGGAAATGGGCCGCATAACGGAATACAGCGCATCACAGGCCGCCGAGGCCATTAAACTGATGGCTTCGGCAAAGCCTGAACTGCTGAGTACCTCTGCGGGGCTGACTGCGGCGACCAAAAGCGCGTTAACGCTGGCCCAGGCGGCAGGGACGACGCTTCCGGATGCCACCCGAACGCTGGCCCTGTCATTAAACCAGTTCGGGGCGGGAGCCAGTGAAGCCGACAGGTATATCAACGTGCTGGCTGCTGGCGCGAAATTTGGCTCGTCGGAGATAGCCGATACTGCTGCCGCGATTAAAAATGGCGGGGTGGCAGCGGCACAGGCTGGCGTGGGTTTTGAAACCCTCAATGCCGCCATACAGGTACTGGCGGAGCGCGAAGTGAAAGGCGGCGAAGCCGGGACCGCACTGCGCAACGTGATCCTGAATCTGGAGAAGGGAACCGATAAGACCCTGAAGCCTTCTGTTGTCGGGCTGAGCCAGGCGCTGGAGAACCTGGCGGGAAAAAACCTGTCAACCAGGCAGGCCGTAAAGCTGTTCGGGGTGGAAAACCTCAGCGCGGCATCCATCCTGGTGCAGAACCGCGAGAAGGTGGAGTCGCTGACTGCCGCCCTTACCGGTACGCAGACCGCGCATGAGCAGGCCGAAATCAGGGTAAATAACCTGAACGGCGATCTTCTCAGCCTGACTTCGGCTTTTGAAGGTCTGATTATTAAGGTAGGACAGAGCGGAAACGGTCCGCTGCGCAGTGGTGTTCAGACCGTTACCGATGCCATTAATGGCCTAACGGATAATTTTAATACGGTCGCCAGCGTTGCGCTGTATACGCTGATTCCTGTTCTGGCGACAAAACTGACGGCAGGTATCAGGGGGAACATCGGTGCCTGGGTTGAGCAGCAGCAGGCGGTCAGGGCCAGCGCGATGGCGCAGGCCGATATGGCGCGAAAAACGCTGGAAAGTACCGCCGCCACTCTGGCACAGAATAACGCAGAATTCGGGCGTTATCGGGAAATGGAGAAAAGCGCCAGACAATTTGGCCTTAACGTGAGTTACCAGAGCGAGTTTAACCGCTTAATCCGGCAGGAAACCGAGCAGACACTGCTCTCCACCCAGGCAAAGAGCCAGCTGAATGCTGCCAATAAACAGCTTTCCGTTTCAGCCCGCGCAGTCTCTGCAGCAGTAGGTATGGCCAGAGGGGCGCTGGCACTGGTGGGCGGTCCGGTGGGGGCGGCGATGCTTGCCGGTTCGGCGTTGCTCTATTTCCATAATCAGGCGAAGAATGCCCGCCAGTCAGCGATTGACCTGAAAAATGCTGTTGTTGAAACGAATGAAGAGCTAAAAAAACTGTCGCTTAACCAGCTCAACGTGAAGCAGCTGGACATTGATGAACAGTTTGAGAATCAGGTTATTCAGCGAAATAAACTGATTAAAGAAATTCAGGATGCGGAAAGCCGTATTGATGGCTTGAGTGGCTTCGATCCGTTCGGACAACTTAAAGGCGTACAGAATGATAAAACCCGCTACAAAGGGGATCTGGATGCCGTTGAGCAGGGGTTAAAACTCCTCAAAGAACGGCAAAAAATAGTCAAAGAGGCCATAGAACACGCTAAATCAGGGAAAACCGAACCCACGCCGAAGCCGGATAAACCAGGGAATGAAACAGGGAGCGATAAACCTGATACCCCCTGGACCGGAGAAGGCGGGGATACAGGGAAGGGGCAAAAGGCGAAGGTTAACCAGTATGAGCAACTGCGGCGTGAAATCGAAGCGGCGCATGCCTCAAGTCTCGGACGTATCAACCTGCAGGAGCAGGAAAGCGCCAGAAAACTCCTTGAAGCCGCCCGCGCTGACGGAGCCAGCGAGGCTGATATTCAGAAGACGCTGCTGCTGAATGCTGAAAACTATCAGAAACAGCGCCTCGAACTGGCAGAACAGTATGCGCCAGCCAGAGCAACTCTTACGAAAGAGCGCGAAGCGAGCCAGGAGCTGAAGTCGCTCCTGGATGCCCGTCTTCTGGATGAAAAGGAATACCAGACGGCCAGAATCACGCTGGCACAAAGTACGGCCCTTGAACTGTTACAGGCACAGGCAGCGGCAATGTCTGCCCCTCTGATTGATATTACCGGGACGGTTGATCCGCTGGCAGAACTGCGCAATCAACTGGCCGAGCGTCAGTCACTGCTGCAGACTTTTTACCAGAACGATGCGATCAACAAAGAGCAGTACGAACTGCTGAAGCAAAAGGCTGACAAGGATTCTGCGGATGCGCAGTACCAGACGGCGGTGGAGCTTTATAAGTCGCAGGGAAACCTGAACAGCCTCGCTATTGGCATGTTAGAGACCACCCAGGAGCGTTCCACTAACATGCTGACCGGCATGCTGGTAAACACCCAATCACTCCGGGACGGGATGATTGGGTTATTTTCCTCCCTGACTCAGTCGGTGATTAAAAACCTTGTCGATATGGCAGCGCAGGCGCTGATTACCAACACCATCCTGAAATCCATTATGGGCATCGGCGGCAGTCTTTTTGGCGGTGCAGCCACTGCGAGTACCGGCACGGCCATCAGCAGTTTTGGCAGCAGTTTTAGTTTTAATGAGAAGGGCGGTGTTTATAACTCACCTTCATTAAGTGCCTACAGTAACGGCATCTATGACAGCCCGACCCTGTTTGCTTTTGCAAAGGGGGCAGGCGTGTTTGGTGAAGCAGGTCCGGAAGCCATTATGCCTCTGGCAAAAACGACTGACGGTACGCTGGGTGTCAGGGCGCTGGGTGAGCCGGGTTCCTCTGGTGGTGGTATGAATGGGGGAATTGTTTATTCACCTGAGTATCACATTATCATTCAGAATGACGGGCAAAACGGGCAGATAGGACCGCAGGCATCGCAGATGCTGGTCAAAATGGTCGACACGCGTGTCATGAGTATCCTGAGAACTCAGGGACGTGATGGCGGCATGCTGGCGGGAGGATAA
- a CDS encoding phage tail protein, with protein sequence MQSSVSPSVTTIKFGDGYEQRRPTGLNHQLINFQPVFRITSDNSRTALEAFLAEHGGYKAFLWRPPKYNRTIKVVCREWSVTDNVTYSDFSCKFEQVIA encoded by the coding sequence ATGCAGTCTTCTGTTTCCCCTTCGGTGACAACCATAAAATTTGGGGATGGCTATGAGCAACGTCGCCCGACCGGACTCAACCATCAGTTAATTAACTTCCAGCCTGTTTTCCGTATTACGTCGGACAATTCCCGCACCGCACTTGAAGCGTTTCTGGCCGAGCACGGAGGATATAAAGCCTTTCTGTGGCGACCGCCAAAATACAACCGCACGATAAAAGTTGTCTGCCGGGAGTGGTCTGTTACGGACAACGTCACGTATTCCGATTTCAGCTGTAAATTTGAGCAGGTCATTGCTTAA
- a CDS encoding phage minor tail protein L produces the protein MQDIPQNTLNETTKTEQSARIDLWEIDLTAFGGQRYYFSNELNEKGEPVTWQGRKYDVYPIQGTGFDLVGKGTTARPTLAVSNLFGMVTGLAADMQSLVGATVVRHVVYARFLDAVNFTGGNPEADPEQEVVSRWVIEQLSELKATTATFVLATPTETDGSVFPARIMLADVCNWTYRSEECGYAGPPVADEFDKPTADPAKDACSKCRTGCELRDNLPRIGCFLSINRLS, from the coding sequence ATGCAGGATATTCCTCAGAACACCCTCAACGAAACCACGAAAACCGAACAGTCGGCCCGCATTGATTTGTGGGAAATCGACCTGACGGCCTTTGGTGGCCAGCGCTACTATTTTTCAAATGAACTGAACGAGAAGGGCGAGCCGGTCACCTGGCAGGGCCGGAAATATGACGTTTACCCGATACAGGGAACCGGGTTCGACCTGGTAGGGAAAGGGACTACCGCCCGCCCGACGCTGGCGGTGTCGAACCTGTTTGGCATGGTTACGGGACTTGCGGCAGATATGCAGAGCCTCGTCGGGGCCACGGTGGTAAGGCATGTTGTGTACGCCCGTTTTCTCGATGCGGTGAACTTTACAGGCGGCAACCCGGAGGCCGATCCGGAACAGGAAGTAGTCAGCCGCTGGGTGATTGAACAACTGTCAGAGCTGAAAGCTACCACGGCGACCTTTGTGCTGGCCACGCCGACCGAAACTGACGGCAGCGTGTTTCCGGCGCGGATCATGCTGGCTGATGTCTGCAACTGGACCTACCGTTCTGAGGAGTGTGGGTATGCCGGGCCGCCTGTGGCGGATGAATTTGACAAACCCACGGCAGACCCGGCAAAAGATGCCTGCAGCAAATGCCGTACCGGCTGCGAGCTGCGTGATAACCTGCCGCGCATCGGCTGCTTCCTCTCGATTAACCGTCTTTCCTGA
- a CDS encoding C40 family peptidase, which translates to MNKTILAHTAACAPAESCGYVVKTPAGERYFPCQNLSAEPTMYFRMEPADYLQAQAVGDVVALVHSHSDGLPFLSDVDRRLQVQSGLPWWLVCDDRIVKFRCVPFLTGRAFEHGVADCYTLFRDAYHLAGIEMPDFARKEDWWKQGDNLYLDNLEATDFYRVNATEAQPGDILICCFGSSVANHAAIYCGDGELLHHIPDQLSKRERYTDKWQRRTHSIWRHRAWHESAFTGIYNDLAAASASV; encoded by the coding sequence ATGAACAAAACTATCCTGGCGCATACCGCTGCGTGTGCGCCGGCTGAATCGTGCGGCTATGTGGTGAAGACGCCTGCCGGGGAGCGGTATTTTCCCTGCCAGAATCTTTCCGCTGAACCGACAATGTATTTCCGCATGGAGCCGGCAGATTACCTTCAGGCGCAGGCGGTGGGAGATGTGGTGGCCCTGGTACACAGCCATTCCGATGGCCTGCCGTTTCTCAGCGATGTTGATCGCCGCCTGCAGGTGCAAAGTGGCCTGCCGTGGTGGCTGGTCTGCGATGACCGGATAGTCAAATTTCGCTGCGTGCCGTTCCTCACAGGGCGGGCTTTTGAGCATGGCGTGGCTGACTGTTACACCCTGTTCCGTGATGCGTACCATCTGGCCGGTATTGAGATGCCGGATTTTGCGCGGAAGGAGGACTGGTGGAAGCAGGGGGATAATCTGTATCTGGATAATCTGGAGGCGACCGATTTTTACCGGGTGAATGCCACAGAGGCCCAGCCCGGAGACATTCTGATTTGTTGTTTTGGTTCATCGGTTGCCAACCATGCTGCGATTTACTGCGGCGACGGCGAACTGTTGCACCATATTCCTGACCAGCTCAGTAAACGCGAGAGGTATACCGACAAATGGCAACGCCGCACACACTCGATATGGCGACACCGGGCATGGCACGAGTCTGCCTTCACGGGGATTTACAACGATTTGGCCGCCGCTTCAGCCTCAGTATAA
- a CDS encoding tail assembly protein, translating into MATPHTLDMATPGMARVCLHGDLQRFGRRFSLSIKTGAEAIYAMAMQVPGFRQKMNDGWYQIRIAGLDVNETSLSARLHEPLPDGAIIHIVPRMAGAKSGGLFQVVLGAVAIAASFFTAGASLAAWGAALSAGAISASSVLFSMGAAMMLGGVAQMLTPQAKIPSSRQTDNGKQNTYFSSLDNMMAQGNALPVLYGEMLVGSRTISQEISTRDEGGGGQVVIIGR; encoded by the coding sequence ATGGCAACGCCGCACACACTCGATATGGCGACACCGGGCATGGCACGAGTCTGCCTTCACGGGGATTTACAACGATTTGGCCGCCGCTTCAGCCTCAGTATAAAAACGGGGGCCGAGGCCATTTACGCGATGGCCATGCAGGTTCCGGGCTTCCGGCAGAAAATGAATGATGGCTGGTATCAGATACGCATTGCAGGCCTGGATGTGAATGAAACCAGCCTGTCAGCCCGTCTGCACGAGCCGCTGCCGGACGGTGCCATTATTCATATTGTCCCACGCATGGCCGGGGCGAAATCCGGTGGTCTGTTCCAGGTGGTGCTGGGAGCAGTAGCAATAGCCGCGTCCTTTTTTACAGCAGGGGCTTCACTGGCAGCCTGGGGAGCAGCGTTATCTGCCGGTGCTATTTCGGCGTCCTCGGTTCTGTTTTCTATGGGGGCGGCCATGATGCTGGGTGGTGTGGCGCAGATGCTGACGCCGCAGGCAAAAATCCCCTCGTCCCGGCAGACCGATAACGGCAAACAGAACACCTATTTTTCGTCGCTGGACAATATGATGGCGCAGGGTAATGCCCTGCCGGTGTTATACGGTGAAATGCTGGTCGGCTCCCGCACGATCTCCCAGGAAATCAGCACACGGGATGAAGGTGGCGGGGGGCAGGTGGTGATCATCGGTCGCTGA
- the gpJ gene encoding phage attachment tail tip protein J, with translation MGKGGGSSKTPHEAPDDLKSSQMLTVVDAICEGPIEGPVDGLKSVRINKTPVLDSDGNAVVHGVTVVYRVGEDEQTAMEGFEDSGAETLLGVVVKKSEPVTRTITTKTLDRLRFTFGVQSLVSTSTKGDRNPTSVQMLIQFRRDGQWQVERDITITGKTTTQFLASVVIDDLPPRPFEVRMLRLTDDSTTDLLQNKTVWSGYTEIIDVKQRYPNTAVIGVKVDAEQFGSQQVTRNYLLRGRIVPVPSNYDPLKRTYTGLWDGTFKPAWTDNPAWCVLDMLTHPRYGMGSRIGVADVDKWALYAIAQYCDQPVPDGFGGTEPRITCNAYLTDQRKAWDVLGDFCSLMRCMPVWNGSTLTFVQDRPADKVWTYTQSNVVMPADGAPFIYSFSALKERHNAAEVRYTDPKNGWETSTELVENDAAIRRYGRNVLKMDAFACTSRGQAHRAGLWAITTELLETQTVDFSVGAEGLRHVPGDIIEVCDSDYAGVTVGGRVLSVDSLTRTLMLDREVEIPAGSNVVLNLVGSDGQPVTVAVTAHPAPDRVTVRQLPDGVAEYSVWGLKLPDLRQRLFRCVAIRENDDGTYAITAVQHVPEKGSIVDNGATFDPLPDTGITNTPPAVQHLTTEILAEDGQYQVRARWDTPRVVKGVNFSLRLTVKAEDNSDRLASSLTLTETEHTFRNLTPGRYTLTVRAVNTQGQQGDPASTDFSIAAPAVPSYVDLTPGYFQITATPRQAVYDPTMQYEFWFTDTQIADIRQVETDARYLGTALYWIAASSSIKPGKDYYFYIRAVNQVGKSAFVEAKGQASNDAAGYLDFFKGKITESHLGKELLEKVELTEDNASRLDQFSEEWQDANGKWNAMWGVKIEQTKDGKHYVAGLGLSMEDTEEGKVSQFLVAANRIALIDPANGNETPMFVAQGNQIFMNEVFLKYLTAPTITSGGNPPTFMLTPDGKLTARNADISGHISANSGTLSNVTIAENCTIKGTLRAERILGDIVKAAGREFPYFITSNGEKRYANGILTVVIEDDQSFDRQISIPGITFQGAAYDSQTSNDVWDDCTLTVRKNGVEIYKQTSRGVPAVFTRTLDMPAGSGRMTLSFSVNTHGNSSGYPFSRISDLLVIVTKKSSAGITIS, from the coding sequence ATGGGTAAGGGTGGTGGCAGCAGTAAAACGCCGCATGAGGCTCCTGACGACCTGAAATCAAGCCAGATGCTGACCGTTGTTGATGCCATCTGCGAGGGGCCGATAGAAGGCCCGGTGGACGGGCTGAAGAGTGTCAGAATTAACAAAACGCCGGTCCTCGACAGCGACGGTAACGCGGTGGTTCACGGTGTCACCGTGGTTTACCGCGTGGGGGAGGATGAGCAGACCGCGATGGAGGGGTTCGAAGACTCCGGCGCTGAAACTCTGCTGGGTGTGGTGGTGAAGAAGTCAGAGCCGGTGACCCGCACCATTACCACCAAAACGCTGGACCGCCTGCGCTTTACCTTTGGTGTGCAGTCGCTGGTCAGCACCAGTACCAAAGGCGACCGCAACCCGACCAGCGTACAGATGCTGATCCAGTTTCGCCGGGATGGCCAGTGGCAGGTGGAGCGGGATATCACCATTACGGGGAAAACGACCACGCAGTTTCTGGCATCTGTGGTGATTGATGATTTACCGCCCCGACCGTTTGAAGTCCGCATGCTGCGCCTCACTGATGACAGCACGACAGACCTGCTGCAGAACAAAACGGTGTGGTCGGGCTATACCGAAATCATCGATGTGAAACAACGTTACCCGAATACCGCTGTTATCGGCGTAAAAGTGGACGCGGAGCAGTTTGGCAGCCAGCAGGTCACGCGAAACTATCTCCTGCGCGGGCGTATTGTGCCGGTGCCGTCAAATTACGATCCGTTAAAGCGGACGTATACGGGACTCTGGGACGGGACGTTTAAACCTGCCTGGACAGATAATCCGGCCTGGTGTGTGCTGGATATGCTGACTCACCCGCGCTACGGCATGGGAAGCCGCATTGGTGTTGCCGATGTGGATAAGTGGGCGCTGTATGCCATTGCACAGTATTGCGATCAGCCTGTTCCTGACGGTTTTGGTGGGACAGAGCCGCGTATCACCTGCAATGCGTATCTGACGGACCAGCGTAAAGCATGGGACGTGCTGGGGGACTTCTGTTCTCTGATGCGCTGCATGCCGGTCTGGAACGGCAGCACCCTGACGTTTGTGCAGGACCGGCCCGCCGATAAAGTCTGGACCTATACGCAGAGTAATGTGGTGATGCCCGCTGACGGTGCGCCGTTCATCTACAGCTTCAGCGCACTGAAAGAGCGCCACAATGCCGCCGAGGTCCGTTACACCGACCCGAAAAACGGCTGGGAAACGTCCACCGAACTGGTGGAAAACGACGCTGCCATCCGGCGCTACGGTCGCAACGTTCTGAAGATGGATGCATTCGCCTGTACCAGCCGTGGGCAGGCGCACCGCGCCGGACTGTGGGCTATCACCACAGAATTGCTGGAAACGCAGACGGTGGATTTCTCCGTGGGTGCCGAAGGGCTGCGACATGTTCCCGGCGATATCATTGAGGTCTGCGACAGTGATTATGCCGGTGTGACCGTGGGCGGACGCGTCCTGTCAGTCGACAGCCTTACGCGCACCCTCATGCTGGACCGCGAGGTGGAGATACCGGCAGGCAGTAATGTGGTGCTGAACCTGGTAGGCAGCGATGGTCAGCCTGTTACCGTCGCGGTTACCGCGCACCCCGCCCCGGACCGCGTGACCGTCAGGCAGTTACCCGATGGCGTGGCGGAGTACAGCGTGTGGGGGCTGAAACTGCCGGACCTGCGCCAGCGCCTGTTTCGTTGTGTGGCCATACGGGAAAACGATGACGGCACGTATGCCATTACCGCCGTACAGCATGTCCCGGAGAAAGGATCCATCGTGGACAACGGGGCGACGTTTGATCCGTTGCCGGACACAGGTATCACGAACACGCCGCCTGCTGTGCAGCACCTGACCACAGAGATTCTGGCAGAGGATGGGCAGTATCAGGTGCGGGCGCGATGGGACACTCCGCGTGTGGTGAAGGGGGTGAACTTTTCCCTGCGCCTGACGGTGAAAGCGGAAGATAACAGCGACCGCCTGGCCAGCAGCCTGACCCTGACCGAAACGGAGCACACCTTCCGCAACTTGACTCCGGGGCGCTACACCCTGACGGTGCGGGCGGTGAATACCCAGGGCCAGCAGGGCGATCCGGCCAGCACTGATTTCAGCATCGCCGCGCCCGCAGTACCGTCTTATGTTGATCTGACACCCGGCTATTTCCAGATAACCGCCACCCCGCGCCAGGCGGTATATGACCCTACGATGCAGTATGAGTTCTGGTTTACAGATACACAGATTGCCGATATCCGCCAGGTGGAAACCGATGCGCGTTATCTCGGCACTGCGCTGTACTGGATTGCGGCCAGCAGCAGTATCAAACCCGGCAAGGATTATTACTTTTATATCCGGGCCGTGAACCAGGTCGGGAAATCGGCGTTCGTGGAGGCTAAAGGGCAGGCCAGCAACGATGCGGCGGGTTACCTGGATTTCTTCAAAGGGAAAATCACCGAAAGCCACCTGGGTAAAGAGCTGCTGGAGAAGGTGGAGCTGACGGAAGACAACGCCAGCCGGCTGGATCAGTTTTCGGAAGAGTGGCAGGACGCGAACGGCAAATGGAATGCCATGTGGGGTGTGAAGATAGAGCAGACCAAAGACGGGAAGCACTATGTGGCTGGTCTGGGCCTGAGCATGGAGGACACGGAAGAAGGGAAGGTAAGCCAGTTCCTGGTGGCAGCAAACCGTATCGCGCTTATCGACCCCGCAAACGGCAATGAGACTCCGATGTTTGTGGCTCAGGGGAATCAGATATTTATGAACGAGGTGTTCCTCAAATATCTGACGGCTCCCACTATCACCAGTGGCGGGAACCCGCCGACCTTTATGCTGACGCCTGACGGAAAACTGACTGCCCGTAATGCGGATATCAGCGGCCATATCAGCGCGAATTCCGGCACCCTCAGTAATGTGACGATAGCGGAAAACTGCACCATAAAGGGGACGCTCCGGGCCGAGCGTATTCTTGGGGATATTGTTAAGGCAGCGGGCAGGGAGTTTCCTTACTTCATAACCAGTAACGGTGAAAAACGGTACGCCAACGGGATACTGACAGTCGTGATTGAAGATGACCAGTCTTTTGACCGACAGATTTCCATTCCTGGGATTACCTTTCAGGGTGCAGCGTATGACAGCCAGACCAGTAATGACGTATGGGATGACTGTACGCTGACTGTCAGGAAAAACGGGGTGGAGATATACAAGCAGACAAGCAGAGGTGTACCGGCCGTTTTTACACGAACACTGGATATGCCTGCCGGGAGCGGACGGATGACGCTGAGTTTCAGCGTCAATACACACGGTAACAGCAGCGGCTATCCATTTTCCCGAATCAGTGACCTGCTGGTTATTGTGACGAAAAAGTCGTCAGCCGGGATAACAATAAGTTAA